A region of the Paracoccaceae bacterium genome:
GCCAAGATTCAGGACAATGGCGTGATCCTGCGCGCCGCCGACATGCCCGCCGCCCAACCGCAGGCCCCGGCGGCCGCGCCCGCGCCCGTCGCCACGCCCGAACCCGCCCCGCAGGAACCTGTCGCGTCCGAACCTGTCACGCCCGAACCCGTGGCGGCACCCGTCACCGCCGCCGCCCCGGTTGCGGCACCGGCCGAACCCGCCCGCCGCGCACCGCCCCCGGCCGAGGACATCGCCATCACGGATGCACCGTCGCTTGCCCCCGCCGGTGGCATCCTCGCGGATTCGGTGGCCGAAAAGCTGCGCCGCCTGCGGTCCGCCGCGCTGCCGGTCGCGCCCCTCGCTGTCGCCGCAGTGCCTGCGGCCGCGATCCTGTCGGACGAAAAGGCCGCCGCCATCGCCGCCGCCTTTGCCGATGACGAGGATCTCATCGTCGCCCGGACCGGCGGCGGGGCCGAACCGGCGACCGATCCGGTGGCCGGGGATGCGGCGGTGCCCGTGGCCGCCGATGTCTTGCCGGACCTTCCGGCCGCCGATACGGACGCGGAACCGGACACGACCGCAGACCTGCCCGAACCGGCGCCGGTCGAGGGCGATGCCCTGGCCGCGCCGGTCGGGGCCGACGACCTGATGCGCGCCGACACGCTGGCCGAGGAAGCCGCCGAAACGCCGGACCTGCCCGAAGCCGCCGCCGAGGCAACCGACGCCCCGGCGCCTGACCTGGCCGAACCCGAAGCTGCCCCCGAAGCGGCCGACACCGTTGCCGAAGTCGCACCCGTCCCGGCCGGGTTGATCGCGGACGATTCGATACCCGTCGAGCCGATGACCGACGAACCGGTCGCCGATGACGCGGTCGCCGAAGACGCGGCCATCGTCGCCGCTGCGGATGACGCGGACGCGGCATTCGCGGACGACATCGCCCTTCTGCCCGACGCCCCCGCCGAAGAGCCGGTTCTTGACGGCACCGAAGCGGCAGCGGCCCCCGCCGCCGCGGATGAGGTGGATGCGGAAGACGGCATGATCGCGGCCACCCTGCCCGAAGCCGGGCCGGAGCCTGTCGCGCATGCCACGGACGACATGGCCGATGTTGCCGAACTGATCGACATGGACGACCTGGCAGAGGAGCCGGCCGCCGCCGACGCCCTGCCCGAGGCAGACGACGCCCCGCAGGTCGCGGCCGAGGGCACCGGCGACGACGCGCTGATCCACGCCCTGATCGACGACGATCCGCTGCCCGAGGACAGCATCGACCCCGCCGCCGATGCCGGTGACGACGACGCCCTGATCGCCGCGCTGATGGGGGAACCCTCCCACAGCTCCGCCGCCACCGTCGCGCCCGATGCGCCGTTCGAGGCGGTGGTCGAGCCCGACGCGCCGTTCGAGGCGACGGTCGAGACCGACGCGCCGTTCGAGGCGATGGTCGAGCCCGAGCCGTCTGTCGAGCCCGGGTCGCCGCTGCCCGAACCCGAGACCGTCGCCGAGGACCACCCGGAACCGCCGGTCACCGTCGCACCGGCGGCGATGAAGCCCACCGTCACCGACAGCCCCTTCGCCAACCCCGCAGCCAAGGCGGAACCGACGCTGGCCCCGATGCCGCTCGAACCCGCCGCCGCGTCGGTCGAGGCCGAACCCGCGGCATCGACCGAGCCCGAGATGCCCGAAAAGGTGCAGCGCGCCCGCGCCCGCGTCATCAAGATCCGCCGGATCGACGCAACGCCGCCGCCCGCCCCGGTCGCCCTGACGCCCGAGGCCGAGGCCGAACTGGCGCGCGAACTGGCCGCGCTCCGTGGCGGCGCGGCCGACCCGGCCACCGCCGCCCTGCCGGCCATCCAGCGCCGCGATCCCGCGCCCGCCCGCCCTGCCCTGCCCGAGGCGGCCGAGGAACCCTCGGTCAAGCGGTTGCTCGACACGGCGAATTCGCAGATGGAAGATCCTGAAAGCCGCCGCCGCCTGTCGGCCATCGCGCATCTGAAGGCCGCTGTCGCCGCCACCGTGGCCGACCGCCAGGTCGGCGGCCCGTCCGAGGCGGCATCGGACCAGACCCGCCAGACCGCCTATCGCAGCGACCTGGAACAGGTCGTGCGGCCACGTCGCCCGGTCTCGTCCTCGGCCGCCGCCGCCGCACAGCCCGCGCCCGGCCGCCCCGCGCCGTTGGTTCTGGTGTCCGCGCAGCGGATCGACCGCCCCAAGGCCCCGGAAACCGCAATCCCCGCGGCGCCCGCCGCAGGCCCGGTGCAGCCGGTGCGCCCCCGCCGGATCGGGGCCCGCGGCACCGCGGCCGCCAGCATCGCCATGATGCAGCCCGAGACCGAGGACCTTGACGACGACGATCTGGCCGATGACATGCTGGCCGACGATGTCGAGGACACCGACAACATCTTCGAACAGTCCGAGGGCTTTGCCGAATTCGCCGAACGTCTGGGCGCCACCGACCTGGCCGACCTGATGGAGGCCGCCGCCGTTTTCGCCACCTGTGTCGAAGGCCGCCCCAGCGTGACCCGGCCGCAGATGATCCGCCGCGTCATCGGCGCGCTCGGCGACGAGGAACCCTCGCGCGAGGACATGCTGCGCAGTTTCGGGCGCCTGCTGCGCGACGGGCGCATCGAAAAGGTGCGGCGCGGCCAGTTCGCCGTGCGCGAAGGCTCGCGCCTGCTGACCGAGGGGCGCCGCATCGCCGGATGACCGGCCGGGCGACCTATCCGCGCGGCGTTTCGCCCGGCGCCTGCCGGGTCTCGGGCTTTTCGGGGTCGGGCTGACCGACGCCGACGAACACGAAGCGGAACGGGGCCATCCACAGGAAGCCCAGCACCACATAGACCAGGAACTCGGCCCAGATCGGCGGCCGGTCCAGCCAGTTCACCAGGCTGACCGCCGCGACGATATAGACCGGCAGACCGACCAGCAGGATCAGCAGCGAAAGTCTGCGGCGCGCGCGATAGCTCAGCGTCATCGGGTCCTGCCTAGTCCGCGAAGGGGTCGGTCACCAGAATGGTGTCGTCCCGCTCGGGCGAGGTGGACAGTAGCGCGACCGGACATTGGATCAACTCCTCGATCCGCCGCACATACTTGATGGCGGCGCCCGGCAGGTCGGCCCAGGACCGCGCCCCGGCGGTCGACTGGCTCCAGCCCTCCATCTCCTCGTAGACCGGCGTCACCCGCGCCTGCAGGTTGGCCGCCGTCGGCAGATAGTCCAGCCGCTGCCCGTCCAGCGCATAGCCGGTGCAGATCTTCAGCGTCTCGAACCCGTCCAGCACGTCCAGCTTGGTCAGCGCAATGCCCGAAACGCCGCTCGTGGCGCAGGTCTGGCGCACCAGCACCGCATCGAACCAGCCGCAGCGCCGCTTGCGCCCCGTCACCGTGCCGAACTCGTGGCCACGCGCGCCCAGACGCTCGCCGTCGGCATCGAACAGCTCGGTCGGGAACGGTCCCTCCCCGACCCGCGTGGTATAGGCCTTCACGATCCCCAGCACGAAATCCACCGCCGTCGGGCCCAGCCCGGTGCCCGTGGCGGCCATGCCGGCCAGCGTGTTGGAACTGGTCACATAGGGATAGGTTCCGAAATCCACATCCAGCAGCGACCCCTGCGCGCCCTCGAACAGGATGCGCTTGCCCGCGCGCCGCGCCTCGTGCAGCACCTTCCACACCGGGCGCGCATAGGGCAGCACCTTCGGCGCCACCTCCATCAGCTGCGCCTTCAGCGCGTTGCCGTCCACCGGGCCCAGGCCCAGCCCCGCGCGCAGCGCGTTGTGATGCGTCAGCAGCCGTCCGATGCGCAGGTCCAGCGTCGGCGCGTCCGCAAGGTCCGCCACCCGCACCGACCGCCGCCCCACCTTGTCCTCATAGGCCGGACCGATGCCTCGCCCCGTCGTGCCGATCTTGGCGACCGAATTCTGACCCTCGCGCGCCCGGTCCAGCTCGCCGTGGATCGGCAGGATCAGCGGGGTGTTCTCGGCGATCATCAGGGTCTCGGGGCTGACGGCCACGCCCTGCGCCGCCAGCCGCTCGATCTCGGCCAGCAGCGCCCAGGGGTCCAGAACCACCCCGTTGCCGATGACGCTCAGCTTGCCGCCGCGCACGATGCCGCTGGGCAGCAGCGACAGCTTGTAGGTCACCCCGTCGATCACCAGCGTGTGTCCGGCGTTGTGGCCGCCCTGGAACCGCGCCACGATGTCCGCCCGCTCGCTCAGCCAGTCGACGATCTTGCCCTTCCCCTCGTCGCCCCACTGGGCGCCGACGACGACGACATTGGCCATGGCTGAAACCTTTCCTGCGGCAAACCCCGCGCGGTATACCGGGGGCCGCGCCGGGGCGAAACAGGAAAGATCGCCGCGCCCGGCTCGGGCCGCCCCTCCCCGCCGCCGTCCCCCGGCTCGGCCTCCATACCCCCCCCGTCACGCCGCCGTGATCGCACGGCTGCGCGCGCCGCTCCGGGGGGCGTCAAGCAGCCCTGCCGCGCCCCGGCCTGCAGGGCTTGCCCCCAACGCCCCTTCCGCCTATCTAGGCGCGATCCTCAAGGAACGCCCGCGCCCATGGAAAACCTCGTCCTGACCGTCCACCTGATCCTTGCGCTCTGCCTGATCGGCGTGGTGCTCCTGCAAAGGTCCGAAGGCGGCGGGCTCGGGATCGGCGGCGGTGGCGGCGGCGCGATGAGCGGCCGGTCCGCGACAACCGCGCTCGCCAGGCTGACCTGGGTCTTTGCCATTGCCTTCATCATCACCTCGCTCACGCTGACCGTGTTCGCCGCGCAGAACGCCGCCCATACCTCGGTGGTGGACCAGTTCGGCGGCAGCCTGCCGTCGCGCGCCCCGGCCGCCCCCGCGGCCCCGCTCGGCACCGATCTGCTGCCGCCCGCTCCGGCCGACGCGCCGCTGACACCGCCGCGCGCCGACAACTGAATCGTCCCGGCTGAACCCGCCGGCGGCCTCGGCCGCGCGCGTTCTCAACCTCGCGGTGACGTGATAGGCTTCCCTTGCGTAAAGCAGGGGAGAGGAATCATGCCGAACGACGACAAGAAAAAGGAAATCAAGAAGGAGGCGGATTCGCTCACGAAGCTGATGAAGGAGGTCAGCAAGAAGGTCGACAACATGATGAAGCTGGCCGCCGGCGACGTGATGTTCATCTCGATGCTCAAGATGATGCAGATGATGATGAAGCAGCAGAACGAACAGATGAAGCAGATGACGAAGATGCTGAAGTAGGCTGCGGTCGCAGCCACCACAGGTTGCGGCCTTCCGGTGCTGACTGGCATCATGTTGTGACCGATTGCGCCGGGGGACTGGCCGGTATACAGGTCGAATCCCGTGATGCCGTGATTCTGCGGCGCCTTCGCGGAGGTTTCCCTTGGCCAGATATGTCTTCATCACCGGCGGGGTCGTCTCCTCGCTCGGCAAGGGCCTTGCGTCCGCCGCCCTCGGAGCGCTTCTTCAGGCGCGCGGCTTCTCGGTCCGCCTGCGCAAGCTCGACCCCTACCTGAACGTCGACCCCGGCACGATGTCGCCCTTCGAACATGGCGAGGTCTTCGTCACCGACGACGGCGCCGAGACCGACCTCGACCTTGGCCATTACGAACGCTTCACCGGCGTGCATGCCCGCCAGACCGACAGCATCTCCTCGGGGCGCATCTATTCCAACGTGCTGGAAAAGGAACGCCGCGGCGACTATCTCGGCAAGACCATCCAGGTCATTCCCCACGTCACCAACGAGATCAAGGATTTCATCCGCATCGGCGACGATGAGACCGATTTCATGCTGTGCGAGATCGGTGGCACCGTCGGCGACATCGAGGGCCTGCCGTTCTTCGAGGCGATCCGCCAGTTCGCCCAGGAACGTCCGCGCGGCCAGTGCATCTTCATGCACCTCACGCTCCTGCCCTATCTCGCCGCCTCCGGCGAACTGAAGACCAAGCCCACCCAGCACTCGGTCAAGGAACTGCGCTCCATCGGCCTGCAACCCGACGTGCTCGTCTGCCGCTCCGAACACCCGATCCCGGAAAAGGAACGCGCCAAGATCGCGCTGTTCTGCAACGTCCGCCCCGAGGCCGTGATCCCCGCCTATGACCTGAAGTCGATCTACGAGGCACCGCTGGCCTATCACCAGGCCGGGCTCGACCAGGCCGTGCTCGATGCCTTCGGCATTTCCCCCGCCCCCCGCCCCAACCTCGCCCGCTGGACCGACGTGATGGACCGCCTGACCAATGCCGAGGGCGAGGTGCGCGTGGCGATCGTGGGCAAGTACACCCAGCTGGAAGACGCCTACAAATCCATTGCCGAGGCGCTGACCCATGGCGGCATGGCGAACCGCACCCGGGTCCGCGCCGAGTGGATCGACGCCGAGATCTTCGAGCGCGAGGATCCCGCGCCCTGGCTGGAAGGCTTCCACGCCATCCTCGTTCCCGGCGGCTTTGGCGAACGCGGCACCGAGGGCAAGATCAAGGCCGCCCAGTTCGCGCGGGAAAAGCGCGTGCCCTATCTCGGCATCTGCCTTGGCATGCAGATGGCGGTGATCGAGGCGGCGCGCAACCTCGTCGGCATGGCCAACGCGGGCTCCGAGGAATTCGACCACGAGGCCGGGGCGAAACGCTTCACCCCCGTCGTCTATCACCTCAAGGAATGGGTGCAGGGCAACCATACCGTGCGCCGCAAGGCCGATGACGACAAGGGCGGCACCATGCGGCTCGGCGCCTATACCGCGCTGCTGGCCCAGGGGTCGCGCGTCGCCTCGGTCTATGGCGGCACCACCATCGAGGAACGCCACCGCCACCGCTACGAGGTCGACATCCAGTACCGCGAGCGGCTGGAATCCTGCGGCCTGTGGTTCAGCGGCATGTCCCCCGACGGCCGCCTGCCCGAGATCGTCGAGGTCCGCGACCACCCGTGGTTCATCGGCGTCCAGTTCCACCCCGAACTGAAATCGAAACCCTTCGCCCCGCACCCGCTGTTCGCGGATTTTGTGCGGGCGGCGGTGGAGGGGGCGAGGCTGGTGTGAGGGGTTTGCTAGCAATTTTCCCTCTTCGGAACTCAATCCGAAATGCGTTGACAGAAAAATGAGTAATTGTAACGATCTGCGCACAAGAACCCTGTTTGTGAGGAACGATGTCTATCCTCGTAGCAAAGAAGGCGAACTCGATCACCCGGATCGAGCAACTCAGGGCAGCGCTGAATAGCGTAGAAGAGCTACGCAAGCTAAACAAGCTTACAGTGTTTGTGGCGGGTTCGTATGCTAGAAACGAAGCGTCCATTCATTCGGATATTGACTTGTTCTTTGTTCTAGATGGCGCTCTAGCTGACGTTCCGACTCCAAATATCGTAACGATGCGTGCATTTTCGAGGATAATTGAAGAGGCAGATAAGCTAGGATTTCCGGCCTTCTCGAACGATGGCGAGTTCTTGAAGATTCTAGAGTATCCGCAGATAGCAAAAGAGTTAGGTGGTCGCAACGATGATCACCAGAATTATTTTACCGCAAGAATGTTAATGCTACTTGAGAGTGTCCCAATCTTTAATTCCAATACATATGATCACGTTGTGCGTGAGATACTATCGTCATATTTTCGCGACTATACGCATCACCCAAGAGATTTTCGGCCCATTTTTTTGGTGAACGATATCATTCGATTTTGGAAAACGCTCTGTCTGAATTACGAACACAAGAGAAATCAACCTGAAGCCGACTTAGATCGACGCATAAGACAGAAGATAAAGAACTTCAAGCTCAAATTCAGTAGAATGCTAACGTGTTACGGGAGCATTGTGTCATTAATTGATTTGCCCCTACATAGTGGCCCTGAAGATATCTTCCAACTTAGCAGAGTTTCACCGTTTGATCGACTTAAAAAAACTGTCGATTGCCGAACTACCTTGATGAGCGAACTCAAGATAATTGCTCGTGAGTACGAATGGTTTCTTGAAACAACAAATGTTCATGAAGACGAGTTGCTCAGGCAGTTTCACGACAAGGCATTTCGAGAAAACGCATTCTTACGTGCCGAGGCATTTGGTGACAGCATGTTCAGGATTGTCCGTGAAGTTGCAGATCAAACAGGATACCTTCGGTATTTGGTGATATGAGCTATTTCTTTGGGGCATATCCGTCGAGAAAGGAATTAGCGAGACTGTTTGATCTCGCAAGATTGATACTACAGCCTGATTTCGCAAGGAAGATGCACATAACGCTGCGCGGCCCGTATGATAAGAGACCATCTTCAAGGTCGAAATGGATTCGGCATGAGCTTGCTGACGTAAGGATTTCGAGACCATCCTGCTTTTTCAACGATTTTCAGAACACAGTGTTTCTTTCGATTGAATTCACCAGCTATGAGGACTTGTTCGTGTCTTGGAAGCGGGATTTCAACGAGTCCGTACCTCACATGACACTCTATGACGGCAAAGACAGAACCTTCGCTTGGCAGGTCCTTCAGTCATTGAGGAAATTTAAATGGGACTTCGAAATTCAACTTACCCCTGTTCAAGTTTTGGAGAAGAAAAAGGACTATGATGGGTCTTTCTTTCTTGAGCTTGACGATATTGACATTGCGTTCAATTACATCCATGAGCGACCCATGAATCGGGACTACATAAGGAGTATGCACCCGGGACAGAGAATATTTTTAACTGAGAAGATAATTTCTGCCATTCACGATGTCGGTGCTTCTTAAGTTAGGCCTACCCGCACGTACGGATTTCGGTCAACAACCTTGGGTCAACAAGGGTAGGGTGGGCACTAACCCACCCTACCCCCCTCACACCATCTCCACCTTCAACCGCTTCCCCACCGCCGCCGCATGTTTCCGCAGCGTCTCCACCGTGGGCGACACCCGCCCCCCTTCCAGCCGCGCCACGGACGCTTGAATCGTCTCCCCCCGATTCGGCCCCGATGGTTACGCGGCCCCGCGGCTCCGCCACCGCCCGCGCCTGTCGGGACGGGTGCCATACGCATGCCAGACGCGCGCCATACGCCGGGCGGCCCCGGCCCCTTCCCGCAACCCGCTGAAATTCCCCGGGTTAACGCCCCGCGCGGCGCTGCCCGGCCACCGCCCCCGATCGCAATGCACGGCACCGGCCAAAGCCGGATGGACAGGCGGGGCCGCCCGCGCCGGAGGGGCGGGATGGGCGGGCCGGGGCGGCAGCCGCACAGGGGATGGGACCGAAGGGCGGGGAGGTCAGACGCCGGGCACCGGCGGGGCCGCGGCGGCCCCCTCGGGCGTCTGGCCGAACACCAGCGCCCGCCCCCGCCCCGCATGCTTGGAGGCATAGAGCGCCTCATCCGCGTCGTTCAGCATCCGGTCGGGCGTGGGGTCCTGGTAGGCGGTGGATATCGCGATGCCGATCGAGGCGGAGATCACGCAGGCATGTCCCTCGAAATCAATGGGTTCGACAAGACGCCCCACGATCCGCATGGCGGCCGCCGACAGCGCGGCGGCGTCCGGCAGGCCGGGCAGCACCACGACGAACTCGTCCCCCCCGACCCGCGCCACCAGATCGCCCTTGCGGGTTTCCTCGGTCAGCACCCGCCCGACCTCGCGCAGCACATGGTCCCCCGCCGCATGGCCCAGCGTGTCGTTCACCGCCTTGAAGTAGTCGAGGTCGATGTGCATCAGCCCGAAGTCCAGCCGCCGGCCGATCAGGTCGGCCAGCGTCAGGTCAAGCGCCCGGCGGTTGCGCAGCCCGGTCAGCGTGTCGGTCAGCGCCTGCGCCTCGGCCGTCCGCTTCGCGCCCTGCAACCGCTGGGCCAGGTTGCGCAATTCCTCCATCACCGCCGATTTCGCCTCGACCAGGAACAGCAGTTCCATGGCCAGGTCGGTAGCCGCAAAATCGCCGTCGGTCAGACCGTAGTCGCGCACCGCGTCGATCACCCCGATCCCGAAGGACAGGTTCACCAGCATCCCGCCGCCCTCCGCCAGCGGCAGGGCGACACCGCGAAACCCCGGGCCGCCCGGACTGCGGGCAAAGATCGTCAGCCGCTCGCCCGCGCGGCGGCGCAGGTCGGCGCAGGTGGTGATGCCGCCGGGGCGGCGCACGTCAAAAAGGGCAAAGAAATCATTCCCCTGAACCGGATCATGCAGGGTTCCGGCAGGCCCCGCCGCGCGGAACAGCTTGCGCAGCGTGGGCCCGGCACCGATGATGCGGCCGTCCGGCGCCACCACCAGATGCAGTGGCATCAGCTGCCCCAGGGCCCGCGCCTCCAGCGCCACCGGCCCGGCGGCGGGGGGCGGGCCGTCCCCCTCCTGCGGCGTCGCGCCGATCTGGCAGCCGTCCGCCATCGCTAGGCCCGTGCCGCCAGTTCGAAGCGGCGGCCCTCGGCGAAGCGGCTGTCGAGAAGATGGATCGCCACCCTTTCCCCCTCGGGGCCGCACCCCCGGTGGTCCAGCACCACAAGCGCGCCATAGTCATCGGCCATCGCGCGCAGCAGGCCCAGCATCACATGCCCCGCCCCCCGCAGCGGAAAGCGACAGGTCAGGAGATACCTGTCCGACCCCTCTTCCGCCAGTGACAGCTCCGGCAGGTCCAGATCGGGCACCGCCATCCGCCCGCGATCCGGCAGGTCCTCAAGCGACTGCAGGAAATCGGTGAACCCGTGGCCCGAGAACCGCAGCAGGCGGCGCAGCCGCTCCAGCCCCGGGTGCGACACCAGATAGGTTCCCAGATCCTCCAGCAGCGCCTCGCGGGGACGGTCCAGCAGCAGGGCCGCCGCGTCGATCAGGGCCCGGGTTTCGGCCGGTTCGTAGGTCAGCATCGGTTCGAAACTGTCATGACCCAGCTGGGCGGACCGGGCCACCGAAACCCAGACCTCCGGCCCGAACGTGTCGCGCAGGTATCCCTGTATCGCCCTGTTCACCAGACCATGCACCGCCAGCCCCGCCCTCAGCCGGCCGCCATCCTAGCGCACCGCCCGTTAACAAAGGCCAAATGTTTGCAGGGCAGCGGCAGCGTCCTCAGAAATCGGTGGGCGCCCCGCCGGCCTGCTTCCGGTCGGCGACGAACCGCGTCAGGTCCTCAAGCGCGGCATGGTCCATCGGCGGCGGCTCGAACTCGGCCATGATCGCCTTGTAGATGCGGTGCGCGCGCTCGGGGGTCCAGTGCGCGCCATCGGTCTGCCAGGCCTCGTAGTTGCGCCAGTCGCTGACGATGGGCGCGTAGAAGGCGGTCTGATAGCGTGCCTGGGTATGCGCGCAGCCGAAGTAATGCCCCCCGGCACCGACCTCGCGCACCGCGTCAAAGGCGATATCCTCCTCGCCCGTGGCAAAGGTCGCCTCCTCGAAATACCGCTGGATCATCTGCAACACTTCGCAATCCATCACGAATTTCTCGGGGCTTGCGATCAGCCCGCCCTCCAGCCAGCCCGCCGCGTGATAGACCATGTTGGTGCGGCTCTGCACCGCCGCCCAGAGCGAGTTCGACGTTTCCCACATCGACTGCCCGTCGGGGATGTTGGCCGCGCAGACCCCGGAGGACCGCAGCGGAAGGCCATAGCGGCGCGCAAGCTGGCCGGTCATCTGCGTGGCGCGCATGTATTCCGGCGTGCCGAAGGCAGGCGCGCCCGACTTCATGTCGACGTTCGAGGTGAAGGTGCCGATGGCGACGGGGCAGCCGGGCCGGATGTATTCGATCAGTGCGATGGCCGACAGCGCCTCGGCGATCGACAGGGCCACCGCCCCCGCCATTGTCACGGGCGCCATGGCCCCGGCCAGGGTGAACGGCGTCACGACCGTGGGCTGGCCCCGCCGCGCCAGCCGCATCGCCCCATCCAGCATCGGCAGGTCGTGCTTCAGCGGGCTGACCGAGTTGATGTTCGTGTACATCCGTGGCGTGGCGTCGAACTCGGCATGGCTGAGCCCGGCCGCAAGGCGCGTCATCTCCATCACGTCCTCGACCCGTTCGGGGCCGAGCGAATAGGCATGCACCACCTTGTCGGTCAGCGTCAGCTTTTCATACAGGCAATCGAGGTGGCGGATCGCAGGGTGGATGTCGACAGGCTCGACCGGATAGCCGCCCGCCACATGGATGCAGTTGAAATACTGCGTCAGCTTCATGAATTCCTTGAACGTCTCGAAGTCGCCCGAGCGCTTGCCACGCTCCAGATCCCAGGCATTGGGTGGCGACGAGACGTTCACGAACACCATGTGCTTGCCGCCCATCACGATGCGGCGGTCGGCGTTGCGCGGGGTGATGGTGAATTCGGCCGGGGCGCGTCCGACCATCTCCATCACGAAATCCTCGTCCATCCGGACGTTCTGGCCGTTCACCAGGCAGCCCGCCGCCTTGAGGATGTTCACCGCCTCGGGATTCAGCATCTCGATGCCGATCTCGCGCAGGATGCGCATGGCCCCCTGATGGATGCGTTCCACCCCCTCGGGCGACAGCGGTTCCACCGGTGCGTCGGGGTTCACCGGGATCCGCCAGGGCATCTGGTCGATGACCGCCGTTCCGGCGCGCGTCTTGTTGCCCGCGCGTCCGCCCGCGCGGCGCTTGCGGCCCATGTCGTCGGTCATGATCGGTCCCCGTGGTGCGTTCGGGCGCAGAATGACGGATGGACCGGCTGACTGGCCGTATCGTTTCCGACGCGGACACGTCGTTTTCGCGGGTCAGGCGACAGACTGCGCGTCGATCCAGCCCGCAAGACCGCCGATATCCGCCAGCACCACATCGGCCAGCGGCGAGAGTTCGTCCGCCGTGGCGATCCCTGTCAGCACGGCGACCGTCCGCATCCCGGCGGCACGGCCGGCGACAAGATCGTGATGGCTGTCACCCACCATCACCACGCGGGACGGCGGAAGGCCGGTTGCGGCGGCAAAGGCCAGCAACTGCCCCGGCCCCGGCTTGGCGCCGTGGCCGCTGTCATAGCCCGCGATGAAGTCGAACAGATGGGTGACGCCCTGTGCCGCCAGATGCGCCCGCGCCGGGGCCTCGGTATCATTCGTTGCCAGGCCCAGCCGCAACCCGCGCCCGCGCAGATCGGTCAGGACAGGGACAAGCGGCACCGCCGGTTCCATC
Encoded here:
- a CDS encoding DUF2842 domain-containing protein; the protein is MTLSYRARRRLSLLILLVGLPVYIVAAVSLVNWLDRPPIWAEFLVYVVLGFLWMAPFRFVFVGVGQPDPEKPETRQAPGETPRG
- a CDS encoding adenylosuccinate synthase; the encoded protein is MANVVVVGAQWGDEGKGKIVDWLSERADIVARFQGGHNAGHTLVIDGVTYKLSLLPSGIVRGGKLSVIGNGVVLDPWALLAEIERLAAQGVAVSPETLMIAENTPLILPIHGELDRAREGQNSVAKIGTTGRGIGPAYEDKVGRRSVRVADLADAPTLDLRIGRLLTHHNALRAGLGLGPVDGNALKAQLMEVAPKVLPYARPVWKVLHEARRAGKRILFEGAQGSLLDVDFGTYPYVTSSNTLAGMAATGTGLGPTAVDFVLGIVKAYTTRVGEGPFPTELFDADGERLGARGHEFGTVTGRKRRCGWFDAVLVRQTCATSGVSGIALTKLDVLDGFETLKICTGYALDGQRLDYLPTAANLQARVTPVYEEMEGWSQSTAGARSWADLPGAAIKYVRRIEELIQCPVALLSTSPERDDTILVTDPFAD
- the secG gene encoding preprotein translocase subunit SecG; its protein translation is MENLVLTVHLILALCLIGVVLLQRSEGGGLGIGGGGGGAMSGRSATTALARLTWVFAIAFIITSLTLTVFAAQNAAHTSVVDQFGGSLPSRAPAAPAAPLGTDLLPPAPADAPLTPPRADN
- a CDS encoding CTP synthase, with product MARYVFITGGVVSSLGKGLASAALGALLQARGFSVRLRKLDPYLNVDPGTMSPFEHGEVFVTDDGAETDLDLGHYERFTGVHARQTDSISSGRIYSNVLEKERRGDYLGKTIQVIPHVTNEIKDFIRIGDDETDFMLCEIGGTVGDIEGLPFFEAIRQFAQERPRGQCIFMHLTLLPYLAASGELKTKPTQHSVKELRSIGLQPDVLVCRSEHPIPEKERAKIALFCNVRPEAVIPAYDLKSIYEAPLAYHQAGLDQAVLDAFGISPAPRPNLARWTDVMDRLTNAEGEVRVAIVGKYTQLEDAYKSIAEALTHGGMANRTRVRAEWIDAEIFEREDPAPWLEGFHAILVPGGFGERGTEGKIKAAQFAREKRVPYLGICLGMQMAVIEAARNLVGMANAGSEEFDHEAGAKRFTPVVYHLKEWVQGNHTVRRKADDDKGGTMRLGAYTALLAQGSRVASVYGGTTIEERHRHRYEVDIQYRERLESCGLWFSGMSPDGRLPEIVEVRDHPWFIGVQFHPELKSKPFAPHPLFADFVRAAVEGARLV
- a CDS encoding nucleotidyltransferase domain-containing protein, with translation MSILVAKKANSITRIEQLRAALNSVEELRKLNKLTVFVAGSYARNEASIHSDIDLFFVLDGALADVPTPNIVTMRAFSRIIEEADKLGFPAFSNDGEFLKILEYPQIAKELGGRNDDHQNYFTARMLMLLESVPIFNSNTYDHVVREILSSYFRDYTHHPRDFRPIFLVNDIIRFWKTLCLNYEHKRNQPEADLDRRIRQKIKNFKLKFSRMLTCYGSIVSLIDLPLHSGPEDIFQLSRVSPFDRLKKTVDCRTTLMSELKIIAREYEWFLETTNVHEDELLRQFHDKAFRENAFLRAEAFGDSMFRIVREVADQTGYLRYLVI
- a CDS encoding GGDEF domain-containing protein produces the protein MADGCQIGATPQEGDGPPPAAGPVALEARALGQLMPLHLVVAPDGRIIGAGPTLRKLFRAAGPAGTLHDPVQGNDFFALFDVRRPGGITTCADLRRRAGERLTIFARSPGGPGFRGVALPLAEGGGMLVNLSFGIGVIDAVRDYGLTDGDFAATDLAMELLFLVEAKSAVMEELRNLAQRLQGAKRTAEAQALTDTLTGLRNRRALDLTLADLIGRRLDFGLMHIDLDYFKAVNDTLGHAAGDHVLREVGRVLTEETRKGDLVARVGGDEFVVVLPGLPDAAALSAAAMRIVGRLVEPIDFEGHACVISASIGIAISTAYQDPTPDRMLNDADEALYASKHAGRGRALVFGQTPEGAAAAPPVPGV
- a CDS encoding heme NO-binding domain-containing protein, with amino-acid sequence MHGLVNRAIQGYLRDTFGPEVWVSVARSAQLGHDSFEPMLTYEPAETRALIDAAALLLDRPREALLEDLGTYLVSHPGLERLRRLLRFSGHGFTDFLQSLEDLPDRGRMAVPDLDLPELSLAEEGSDRYLLTCRFPLRGAGHVMLGLLRAMADDYGALVVLDHRGCGPEGERVAIHLLDSRFAEGRRFELAARA
- a CDS encoding trimethylamine methyltransferase family protein codes for the protein MTDDMGRKRRAGGRAGNKTRAGTAVIDQMPWRIPVNPDAPVEPLSPEGVERIHQGAMRILREIGIEMLNPEAVNILKAAGCLVNGQNVRMDEDFVMEMVGRAPAEFTITPRNADRRIVMGGKHMVFVNVSSPPNAWDLERGKRSGDFETFKEFMKLTQYFNCIHVAGGYPVEPVDIHPAIRHLDCLYEKLTLTDKVVHAYSLGPERVEDVMEMTRLAAGLSHAEFDATPRMYTNINSVSPLKHDLPMLDGAMRLARRGQPTVVTPFTLAGAMAPVTMAGAVALSIAEALSAIALIEYIRPGCPVAIGTFTSNVDMKSGAPAFGTPEYMRATQMTGQLARRYGLPLRSSGVCAANIPDGQSMWETSNSLWAAVQSRTNMVYHAAGWLEGGLIASPEKFVMDCEVLQMIQRYFEEATFATGEEDIAFDAVREVGAGGHYFGCAHTQARYQTAFYAPIVSDWRNYEAWQTDGAHWTPERAHRIYKAIMAEFEPPPMDHAALEDLTRFVADRKQAGGAPTDF